The proteins below are encoded in one region of Belonocnema kinseyi isolate 2016_QV_RU_SX_M_011 chromosome 5, B_treatae_v1, whole genome shotgun sequence:
- the LOC117172892 gene encoding facilitated trehalose transporter Tret1-like — translation MCAATSYLADVGDKNTRGIFLVIVKLSLNIGVFIVMLLGACVTYNQMNLILLLLPLIFIFIFPFMPDSTNLKKGGESSLFSAKKEKERKEEETLLKNEENQETLGMKIVEEPITNIGIRLRNLFTRKNNQRAFIIISLIFITEALSGHAAVMAFTEEILDCSEYSLSAEYASLVVAAMKIIASLLSTQIIERIDRKILFLSSGILAIISQAIVGIFFWVKFHIKMDVSSMNWIPLFAITVYEMVGNTGIGSMGLVYSGELFSPDVKGIGITLTNISFELAAFFVKLQFRAVVSNYGIASAFFSFAISCAVGTVTVFYLAPETKNKSLKEIQKIMVSESTVCLKAEKV, via the coding sequence ATGTGCGCAGCAACCTCTTATTTAGCAGACGTTGGCGATAAAAATACAAGAGGAATATTTCTTGTTATTGTTAAACTTTCCCTTAATATTGGAGTTTTTATCGTGATGCTACTTGGAGCTTGTGTGACATATAACCAAATGAACCTCATTCTCCTTCTTTTGCcgctaattttcatttttatatttcccTTCATGCCAGACtctaccaatttaaaaaaaggaggagaaagttcattattttctgccaaaaaagaaaaGGAACGAAAAGAAGAAGAAACTTTACTGAAGAATGAAGAAAATCAAGAAACTCTAGGAATGAAGATAGTTGAAGAACCTATCACAAATATAGGAATcagattaagaaatttatttactcGCAAAAATAATCAAAGAGCTTTTATAATCATAAGCCTCATTTTTATAACTGAAGCACTTTCTGGTCATGCAGCTGTCATGGCCTTCACTGAAGAAATTTTGGATTGCAGTGAATATTCTTTGTCAGCCGAATATGCATCTTTGGTCGTCGCAGCTATGAAAATAATAGCTTCATTATTATCTActcaaattattgaaagaatcGATAGAAAGATCTTATTTCTTTCTTCTGGAATACTTGCTATCATATCGCAAGCAATTGTGGGGAtctttttttgggtgaaatttcatataaaaatggaTGTGTCTTCAATGAATTGGATTCCTCTTTTTGCAATAACAGTTTACGAAATGGTGGGGAATACCGGCATTGGTAGTATGGGATTGGTTTATTCAGGGGAATTATTTTCACCTGATGTAAAGGGGATTGGAATTACTTTGACAAATATTTCCTTTGAACTTGCAGCGTTTTTTGTGAAATTGCAATTTCGAGCTGTCGTTAGTAATTATGGAATTGcttctgcatttttttctttcgctATCTCCTGCGCGGTTGGGAcagtaactgttttttatttggcACCTGAAACGAAAAACAAGAGTTTgaaggaaattcagaaaattatggTTTCGGAAAGCACGGTGTGCTTGAAGGCTGaaaaagtttga